In a single window of the Drosophila miranda strain MSH22 chromosome XL, D.miranda_PacBio2.1, whole genome shotgun sequence genome:
- the LOC108165148 gene encoding uncharacterized protein LOC108165148 — translation MGKKGKGKKGKKGKKGKSIAVAPVAAEPCPPCPELPKVMAPLDPCPETSGPHDVARAQPNHYPALLRIPETMAVVGSENGCYDSICKLLRAGFRCAERVFVMAPWGNYVVFRYHNNSDFIYFLFDGCTCDVNRFRYLDLSCGTAGFLYFDNMHDVISYIIQSRKTRLYLENLNKIAIDQIVEEYGAVTYTQKAKCMRFA, via the coding sequence ATGGGAAAGAAGGGCAAAGGAAAGAAGGGAAAAAAGGGAAAGAAGGGAAAGTCCATAGCGGTTGCACCGGTCGCGGCGGAGCCCTGTCCACCATGTCCCGAGCTACCCAAGGTCATGGCCCCGCTGGATCCATGCCCTGAGACCAGCGGCCCCCATGACGTGGCGCGGGCCCAGCCCAACCACTACCCGGCCCTCCTGCGCATCCCCGAGAcgatggcggtggtggggtCCGAGAACGGGTGCTACGACAGCATCTGCAAGCTGTTGCGCGCCGGCTTCCGGTGTGCGGAACGCGTCTTCGTGATGGCGCCCTGGGGCAACTACGTGGTCTTCCGCTaccacaacaacagcgacTTCATATACTTCCTCTTTGACGGATGCACCTGCGACGTGAACCGATTCCGCTACTTGGACCTGAGCTGCGGCACCGCCGGCTTCCTCTACTTCGACAACATGCACGACGTCATCAGCTACATCATCCAGTCGCGCAAGACGCGCCTCTACCTGGAGAACCTGAACAAGATCGCCATCGACCAGATCGTAGAGGAGTATGGGGCCGTCACCTACACACAGAAGGCCAAGTGCATGCGGTTCGCATAG
- the LOC108152014 gene encoding uncharacterized protein LOC108152014, whose protein sequence is MQRYLYSDHILEAFNVFHRPMVLEEVVAYVAEIEVKSMEEVRLDVDNTLTAAWMYGFVKQKDNWYSLDCGYWHDESTGGTAAAESKH, encoded by the coding sequence ATGCAGCGCTACCTTTATTCCGACCACATACTAGAGGCCTTCAATGTATTCCACCGACCGATGGTCCTCGAGGAGGTGGTCGCCTACGTGGCTGAGATAGAGGTCAAGTCGATGGAGGAGGTTCGCCTGGACGTGGACAACACCCTAACGGCGGCCTGGATGTACGGCTTCGTCAAGCAGAAGGATAACTGGTACAGTCTGGACTGCGGCTACTGGCACGATGAATCCACAGGAGGCACTGCTGCAGCTGAAAGTAAGCATTAG